In Phycisphaerales bacterium, the sequence CGTTGAGTTCGCGGTCCAGGGCGGCGGCGTACACCACGACGTCCGGGTGGTCATCGAGCAGGCGCTTCACGCCCTCGCGCGCCGCGACGAGGCACAGCAGGCGCAGGTCGCTCGCGCCGGCCTCCTTCAGCATCGCGATCGCGGCGCTCGCGCTCCCGCCGGTGGCGAGCATGGGATCGACGAGGACGACGGGGCCGTCGCCGAGGGCGCGCGGGAGTTTGCGCAAGTAGGTCTTGGGGCGGAGGGTCTCTTCATCGCGCGCGAGGCCGAGGTGCCCCACGCGGGCCTCGGGCATGACGCCGAGGACGCCCTCGGCCATGCCAAGCCCCGAGCGCAGGACGGGGACGACGGTGATGGTGCCTTTCAAGACCTTGCCGACGGTCGGCTCCATCGGCGTCTGCACGGTGATGTCCTGTGTCGGGAAGTTTCGCGTCGCCTCGAAGACCATGAGGCCGGCGATCTCGGCGAGCAGGGCGCGGAAGGACTGGTAGCCGGTGCGCTCGTCGCGGATCTGCGTGAGTTTGTGCTGGATGAGCGGGTGATCGAAGAGGCGGAGATTGGGAAGGCCGGCGATGGTGCGCGTGTCTGGGGGGGCGGGGGCGGGGGAAGAGGATTGTGGGGGGTAAGTCGTGTCCGACATAGCCGAGCGTAGGCCGAACGTTGCGTGTGATGTCCGCGAGCGTGTGTTCCTCGTGTGGTTGGATTCGAGCCACTACGATCGGGCCGCGAACTGGGTTTTCCTCGTGTGTTTCCCGCTTTCCACCATCGAAAGGACCGCCATGGCTTCTCGTCACTGTGCTCGCACGCTCGTTCTTGCCGCCGCCGGTGTTGGCGTGGGGCTTGGTGGACTTCTGGTGGGGGCGTCGATGCTGGGGCTGGCGCCGAGGGCCACGATCACGGCCCAGGCCGAGTCGTCCATGGCCGTCGTGGACACGCTGGCCGTCGTCGAGGCGATCGTCCTGAGCACG encodes:
- the upp gene encoding uracil phosphoribosyltransferase — protein: MSDTTYPPQSSSPAPAPPDTRTIAGLPNLRLFDHPLIQHKLTQIRDERTGYQSFRALLAEIAGLMVFEATRNFPTQDITVQTPMEPTVGKVLKGTITVVPVLRSGLGMAEGVLGVMPEARVGHLGLARDEETLRPKTYLRKLPRALGDGPVVLVDPMLATGGSASAAIAMLKEAGASDLRLLCLVAAREGVKRLLDDHPDVVVYAAALDRELNARGFIIPGLGDAGDRMYGTT